In Thermococcus chitonophagus, the genomic stretch AGGAGTCATGGACAGGAAGTTCGCATTGGCCGAGGGAGTTACTGGACCAAATTTGAGGGCAACTGGAGTTGCCTACGATGTGAGAAAAGATGATCCTTACCTTCTATATCCAGAGCTGGACTTTGAAGTTCCAACGCTCAAAGAGGGGGATGCACTGGCTAGGGCCCTAGTTAGAAGGTACGAGCTTGAGCAGGATCTCTACATCCTAGAGCAACTCCTTGAAATGGGCCCACCAAGTGGACCATATAAAGTCGAGGATCCCAGATTGAAGAATCTACCTAGGTTCAAGGTTCCAGCTGGAGATGCTTTTGCTCACGTAGAATCGACAAAAGGAGACTTTGGAGCTTACGTTGTTAGCGATGGAGGGAACAAACCCTACAGAGTCCATGTGAGAGGTCCTAGCATTGCTCACGGAATTAGGGTATTAGAACAGTTATTAGTTGGAGCAAGAATAGCGGATGTTCCTGTAATATTGATGAGTCTTGATAACTGTCCACCCGACATAGACAGGTGATGAGTATGCCAGCAAAAGTTGTTGGTGAGGATAAAGTCAAAAAGAGCCCTTCCTATGTGAAGCCCTGGCTTGGCCTTAAATATCTCTTTAAGAAGCCTGTCACGATAAAGATACCTTATGAAAAAATTGAACCAGCTCCAAAGTACAGAGGATTCCATACTTTAGACTGGAAGAAGTGCGTTGGCTGTAACTTCTGCGGCCAGATATGCCCGGCTAGAGCAATAGAGATGACATGGATAGAAATCGATGGTAAAATGGAGAAGAGGCCACATCCAAAGATAGATTACGGAAGGTGCACATTCTGCCAGTTCTGTGTTGATGTATGTCCAACCGGAGCACTAGGATTCATAGAGAGTTATATACTAACGACCACAGGGGAAGAGGAGGAGCTCGTCCTTTACGATTGGGTTCCAATACATCCGGACAAGTTCAAGGAGATCCAGGAGGAGTTTAAGGACTGGAGATATCCCGTAGAAAAAATAGATGTCAATGAAGAGACTGGCGAGGTAACTTACTATCTCAGAAACGGGGAAATATTCAAGTTCAAAATAGTAGGGTATGGTATAAGACCTCCAAAACCCCAAACCCAACCCAAGAAAGAAGAAAAGAAATCAGAGTAGCCTCTCTATTTCATTCCATATTTTTTCTGCAAGTTCCCTCTTCTTCATCTTTGGCAGATCCTTAACTCTACCCTTCGTTACGATAACGACCTTGTTTTCCTCGCTTCCAAAGGCCTCCAGCGTGTTTCCAACAACCATGTCGCTCTTGGCTCTCTCTATCTGCCTCTTTGCTTCATCTACTAGCTTGTCCATGGATGTCTCGGCCTTAAAACCAACTAGGAATACATCTGGCTGAATCTCTTTTATCCTGTCTATTATCTTCGGAGTAGGCTCAAGCTCCAGTAAAATCCTCTGACCGCTCTTTATCTTTTCCTGAGCCTTTACTTTAGGCCTGAAATCACTCACGGCTGCAGCCATTATCACAACATCATACTTCTTCCTCGATAATTCCTCTTCTATTGCGGCGAGCATCTCCTCGACGGTTTCAACTTCCACCTGATTCTCCACGAAGCTGGGGGCGCTACCCTTTGTTTTTATCAACGTAACTTCAGCTCCCCTGAAGTCTGCTTCTTCAGCTAAAGCAACACCCATCTTCCCACTACTGGCATTTGTTATGAACCTTATTGGATCGATGTACTCGCGGGTGGCTCCAGCTGTAACAAGAACACGCTTTCCCTTTAACGTCTTGGGATGCAATTTCCTTATCACCCTATATACTATCTCATCGATAGTCGCTACCTTCGCCTTCCCCTCCTCTATTCTGGGCCCTATAAACTCCACGCCAAGTTTTTTTAGCTTTTCAATGTTTTCTCTAACTATTGGATGCTTGTACATGCTCTCGTGCATTGCTGGAGCTATCATTATTGGGGTATGGGGGAACGCGGTCGTGACAACCGTGGTTACAGGGGTATCATCTATTCCGCAAGCAATTTTACTGATAGTGTTAGCTGTCGCAGGACACACCAAAATTAGGTCAGCCTTGTTCTCATGCTCACCTGCAAGCTCGACATGCTCTATAAAACCCGTAATCTCGGTCACAACGGGATTGCCTGTTGCAAATTCCATCGCGTAGGGGTGAATTATCTTTGTGGCGCTCTCGCTCATCACTGCATGAACCTCAGCTCCATGCCTTATTAGTTCTCTAGCGAGTTTTACACATTCAACTGCAGCTATGCTCCCAGGAATCGCAAGTACGATTTTTTTCCCAACTAGTTTTCTACTCTTCGTTGCGTATATGAGCTTAACATGATGGAGCATTTTATCACCATAAAAAATTCGCAGAAGTATTTTTAAGTAAATCTGAAACCAATAAGGGGGAAGAACCATGAGTGGCAGAACATCACTGGGTTTAGAAGAGAACGTTGAAGCAGCTCTAAGTTACGTTGGGATCTTCGTTACCGGCATAATAATCTTGGCCTTAGAAAAGGAAAGTGAGTTCGTGAGGTTCCATGCTCTCCAGTCAACGATAACGTTCCTAGGTTTGATAATCCTAGGTGCAATTTTCAGTGTGATCCCGATTATCGGATGGGTATTCAATACGATAATAACGGTCATTGCCGTAATAGCATGGATACTTGGAATAATAAAGGCTTATCAAGGAGAGAAGTTTAAATTTCCAATAGTTGGGGATTTGGCCGAATCTTGGCTTCCAAAGATTAACATCTGAAGCGAAACCCGTATATATCTTATACCCATTTCTATTTTTGGTGGGCTGAAAATGAAAAAAGAAGCTATAATATCGCTTTTTATTGCGATAGCCTTTCTTCTTGAGCCAGCTCTTGCCCAGTGTCCATGTGAAGGAAGAACAGTAATCCTAAAGGCGCCTGCAGTTTCAATGACATCTACAGGTGAGATGATAGGTGTCCCAACAGAATTCGTGATCACAGTAGCTCCAGGAAGCGGACATGTATATGTTGAAACATGGCCCCTAACGGAGGTTGATATGCAAGCATCAGCAAGACTTGCAGCAGAGGTTGCAGGTAGGGTTCTTGGCATAGACATGAGCAAATATGATGTCTTCATTCAAGTAAAAGCAGATTCCCCAATAATTGGTGGACCTTCAGCGGGAGGGACAATGACAGTAGGAATAATCGCAGCATTAATGGGATGGAAAGTCAGGAGCGACGTCATGATGACGGGAATGATAAATCCCGATGGTAGCATAGGCCCGGTAGGGGGAATCTTAGAAAAAGCTTCGGCTGCCCATCAGGCGGGAGCCAAAATCTTCCTAATTCCAGAGGGACAAAGGATCCAGGTGGTTACTGAAACCCAGAGAAAGCAGATTGGTCCAATAACACAAATTACAACCACACAGAGAAGAGTTGATGTTGCAAAGTATGCTGAGGAGAGATGGGGATTAAAAGTAATAGAGGTTAGGGACATATACGATGCTGTCTACTACTTCACGGGGCACAAGCTTGAAAGACCCAAACCTAAAGGGAAAGTTATAATAAGTACAAGCTTTCTTGAAAGCGATGCAAAGCAAGACTACCAAATGACACTTAACTATTACAAGAATATTAGTGAGAAACTCAAAAACAGTGATGTAAGTTACTCTACATACAGCTACCTTAAGGCAGCTCTGGATGATGCCTACAAAACACTTCAAGAAGCAAAACAGGCTTTAGATAACGGTAAGTACTACACGGCCATGAGCCTTGACTTCCAAGCAAGAATAATCATAAGGCACGTGGATTGGTATATTGACGTTTATGAAGGAAGAGATCTTGAGGATATATTCCTCGAAGTTAAGAAAGAGATTGATAGTGTTGAAAGTTACGTTTCAAACTTAACGATTAAAGGCGTCACAATGTTACAAGCAGTTGCTGCAAGTGAAACAAGAATAGAAGATGCAAAAGAGTACCTAAAGGAGGCTCAAGCCTCATACTACAAACAGGACTATTGGGATGCTGTAAGTAATGCTGCATACGCATATGAGAGGGCAAAAACTGCCAAGCTTTGGGCAGAGCTCGGGGAGAGATATGCAAGGGGAGAAGTCATCTCACGTGAAGCTATTAAGAGAGCAGCAAGAAATCAGCTCGATAATGCAAGGCTCATAGTTACCTATATAACCTCAATGTTCGGCCAGCAAAACCTGCAGGACTTGATAAACACTCTCAACAAAGGAGAACAGTATTATGAGGATGGTAAATACTCGGCAGCGCTCTTCTCCGCTATGGAGGCTAGGATTAGGGGAGAGGTAATACTGGACACTATAGGAATTGACAATGTAACAGTACTTAAAGACAAGCTAAAGATGATGAAAGAAGAAGCCAAGACAGCAATTGGACTTGCGGAGGAGGGGGGAACAGTCCCCCTGCTCTCGATGGCTTATTATGAGTTTGCAGAGAGCTACGAAGCTAAAGGAGATCCTCAAGATATAATAACTGCAATGATATTCTACCAGTATGCAAAGGAAACGGCGATGGTGTTCCTGGGTTGGAAGTCTAGTAGTGAAAGCACAAAAACTACAACGATATCTTCACCCATAAGCCAAAACAGCACAGAGGTTACAACAACAGTAACAGTGACAAAAACGGAGACGGTAAGTGGAACGGGGACAAAAGTATGCGGGCCCGCGATAATGGTGCTGATAGGAGCTCTAGCGGCAATCTTCAGGCGCCGTTGATTTTCCTTTCTTTCATAACTTTTGGAAGGTAACCAAGCTTGTCAAGCAGATCTATCTCCCACTGGGCCAAGCTCGGGCATACAGTACAACCCAGCCTATAGAACCCCTGATAATACAGGGGATGCAACTCAAATCCATTCATGAGTATGTACAACTGAACCATTGCCCCGCTCCAGAACTTAATCGGCATGACCTCTGTTATCTCTCCTATAGGTGTCTTTCTAGTCACAACAGGTGGCTTAAGTCTTCTTCTAGCACTTTCAGCATCTCTGTCCCCCACGATTAGTATTGGATTCTCAATTTCCTTAACGGCGTTATAGAGGGCTTCAACTTTCATCTTCGTGCACCATCTGTTAGCATGAGTTGGCAGGCCATACTTATGGATAGGCATCGGAACTTCAACTTTCACGAGATTTATCCCAAGCTTTTTTGATATCTCCTCAACATACTCATCGGTAAGGGGCATTTCATATTCCATTTTTACATAGATTGCAGTGACTTCATCAAACACTTTACTTGCCAATATTAGGGTAGCAGTAGAGTCTTTTCCACCACTCCATGGCACTACTGCAGTTTTATCGGCAAAGTCCCTCAGGAAGGAAATACTTGCCCTCTCAAAGGCTTCCATGTATCTTTTATTGGCTTTAATTGTTTCTCTGAGAGAAACTTCCTCAAGTGCAGGTATCCTCCACCTGACCTCGGTTGGTTGACCAAGTACTTTACTAATTTCCGCTATCTTGTTCGGACCAGAATAGTACTCTTCCATGTTCATGGTCTTCCTAAGAACTAAGGATATGTCCCCAGGATCAACTCCCAATAACTCGATCATGTTCCTTCGGAAACCCTCCCCAATTGCAAAATAGAGATCATAGTCTGGATTTATCTCTAAGCCAAGAGGATTATTGGGAGTGAATTTATAATAATTAACGTCCCAAGCAATACCAAGCCTAAATCTGGCCTTTATTTCCTCGATGTGGGAATATAATTCGTCAACTCTCATGTTTCTAACTCTCTTTGTCCTAAGAACCCTTATAAAGTAAGGACCCTTTATCTCACTTGCGATCTCTTCTGCTAACTCTTTTTCCTTTTCCCCAAAAAGAAATATTGGGATGTAAGGATCGCTTAAAGCATCATGAAGGTGATCCTCAACTTCCTCAAACCTCCTCCCACCACCTAAACTCGAGACTCTTAGATATCCACCGTAGTTCCTCTCATTGATATACTGAATTGCCTTAGCATCTTTTCTTGCTCTCACTATTATGTTGAAC encodes the following:
- the nuoI gene encoding NADH-quinone oxidoreductase subunit NuoI; translation: MPAKVVGEDKVKKSPSYVKPWLGLKYLFKKPVTIKIPYEKIEPAPKYRGFHTLDWKKCVGCNFCGQICPARAIEMTWIEIDGKMEKRPHPKIDYGRCTFCQFCVDVCPTGALGFIESYILTTTGEEEELVLYDWVPIHPDKFKEIQEEFKDWRYPVEKIDVNEETGEVTYYLRNGEIFKFKIVGYGIRPPKPQTQPKKEEKKSE
- the coaBC gene encoding bifunctional phosphopantothenoylcysteine decarboxylase/phosphopantothenate--cysteine ligase CoaBC — encoded protein: MLHHVKLIYATKSRKLVGKKIVLAIPGSIAAVECVKLARELIRHGAEVHAVMSESATKIIHPYAMEFATGNPVVTEITGFIEHVELAGEHENKADLILVCPATANTISKIACGIDDTPVTTVVTTAFPHTPIMIAPAMHESMYKHPIVRENIEKLKKLGVEFIGPRIEEGKAKVATIDEIVYRVIRKLHPKTLKGKRVLVTAGATREYIDPIRFITNASSGKMGVALAEEADFRGAEVTLIKTKGSAPSFVENQVEVETVEEMLAAIEEELSRKKYDVVIMAAAVSDFRPKVKAQEKIKSGQRILLELEPTPKIIDRIKEIQPDVFLVGFKAETSMDKLVDEAKRQIERAKSDMVVGNTLEAFGSEENKVVIVTKGRVKDLPKMKKRELAEKIWNEIERLL
- a CDS encoding DUF4870 domain-containing protein — encoded protein: MSGRTSLGLEENVEAALSYVGIFVTGIIILALEKESEFVRFHALQSTITFLGLIILGAIFSVIPIIGWVFNTIITVIAVIAWILGIIKAYQGEKFKFPIVGDLAESWLPKINI
- a CDS encoding S16 family serine protease, with the translated sequence MKKEAIISLFIAIAFLLEPALAQCPCEGRTVILKAPAVSMTSTGEMIGVPTEFVITVAPGSGHVYVETWPLTEVDMQASARLAAEVAGRVLGIDMSKYDVFIQVKADSPIIGGPSAGGTMTVGIIAALMGWKVRSDVMMTGMINPDGSIGPVGGILEKASAAHQAGAKIFLIPEGQRIQVVTETQRKQIGPITQITTTQRRVDVAKYAEERWGLKVIEVRDIYDAVYYFTGHKLERPKPKGKVIISTSFLESDAKQDYQMTLNYYKNISEKLKNSDVSYSTYSYLKAALDDAYKTLQEAKQALDNGKYYTAMSLDFQARIIIRHVDWYIDVYEGRDLEDIFLEVKKEIDSVESYVSNLTIKGVTMLQAVAASETRIEDAKEYLKEAQASYYKQDYWDAVSNAAYAYERAKTAKLWAELGERYARGEVISREAIKRAARNQLDNARLIVTYITSMFGQQNLQDLINTLNKGEQYYEDGKYSAALFSAMEARIRGEVILDTIGIDNVTVLKDKLKMMKEEAKTAIGLAEEGGTVPLLSMAYYEFAESYEAKGDPQDIITAMIFYQYAKETAMVFLGWKSSSESTKTTTISSPISQNSTEVTTTVTVTKTETVSGTGTKVCGPAIMVLIGALAAIFRRR
- a CDS encoding phosphoadenosine phosphosulfate reductase domain-containing protein — protein: MFNIIVRARKDAKAIQYINERNYGGYLRVSSLGGGRRFEEVEDHLHDALSDPYIPIFLFGEKEKELAEEIASEIKGPYFIRVLRTKRVRNMRVDELYSHIEEIKARFRLGIAWDVNYYKFTPNNPLGLEINPDYDLYFAIGEGFRRNMIELLGVDPGDISLVLRKTMNMEEYYSGPNKIAEISKVLGQPTEVRWRIPALEEVSLRETIKANKRYMEAFERASISFLRDFADKTAVVPWSGGKDSTATLILASKVFDEVTAIYVKMEYEMPLTDEYVEEISKKLGINLVKVEVPMPIHKYGLPTHANRWCTKMKVEALYNAVKEIENPILIVGDRDAESARRRLKPPVVTRKTPIGEITEVMPIKFWSGAMVQLYILMNGFELHPLYYQGFYRLGCTVCPSLAQWEIDLLDKLGYLPKVMKERKINGA